In Hymenobacter volaticus, the genomic window CAACTACCTCTACCTGTGGCTGTTGGTTGGCGTAACCAATCGATACTTCCGGCACTTCTGCGTAGGCTTGCCGAAAATGATGCAGCACATAAGCCAGCCGGAGTTCTACAGAAACAGGTGCAATTACAGATAAAGGTGGAAGCATAAGAAGAGTAAACCACTCGCCTTTACAGTCAACGTGCGGCACAAGCTAAAGCTTATGCGACAGTTTTCAGCCATTGATTCAGCAATCGTACAGCCCGTTCGCGGCTGCGGCCCTCATCGGGCGTGCCTAGCGTGGCATTGTAGTACGCGGCGCGCTGATAGATATCAAGCGGTTTATGCGCTTGATAGGTAGCAAGTAGCGCAGCTAGCTCGGGCAGGGTAGTGGCTCTTTCGATTAGGTTGTGCGCCACGTAGCCATAGTAGTCGTCGGTGTTGGCGTGGGTGTTGAACCGGTAGTAAAGACCGACTACGTTGAGTAAAGTGGCTTCGAGGTGGGTGCTGGTGTCGGCAGCAATTAAGGCGTCCTGCTTGGTTAGAAATGCGAAAACGCTTTCCTGTTTGGCGTTGGAGAATTGCAAGTTCGGATGCTGTAGCTTCAGAAAACTAAAGTCCCGCGTGTCGCTAGGATGGGCTCGAAAGGTGAACGTCAGATTCGGAAACTTCGGAATCAGGTAGTTCAGTACAGCTGTTAGAGCTTCTGTTTCGTCGAGCAGGTTACAAGCCAGCCCTACTCGTTGCACGGTTGGGTTCTGGTTTCGCATGCTCAAAAACTCGTCGGCTTTGGGCATCCCAACTAGCTGCACTTCCCCATGTACAGGACCACATTGACGGTACTTGTCCAAGGCATCCTGGCCTTCGAGCAGGTTCAGGTCGAAGCCCAAGGGTGGAAAGCTAGTGCTCACACTGGCATGCTGAATGTACGCAGTGGGCACCCCTTCGGCACGACAAGCTAAGAGCAGCGCACGCGTATCGTCGTTGTGGTCGTTGGCAAACACAACGGCCCGTGGCCGGTGGTGCCGCAGCGCCCGACGGTACACTTCATAATAGCCGATTGCACTGAAAATCAAATCGAAAAACCGCCAAGCCCGAGCGCCTTCTATCCTGATAAGGCCTGCCAACGCCAGCGGGAATTGCCAATAGTACAACAACTTCCGCCGGAGCGAAAGCCGATTCACTACCGCGTTATAGCGCCCAATTTGCTTGCTTTGACCAGCCACCAACACCGCGTCCGGTAAGGCTTCTCGTACAAAATGCAGCGACTCGTAGTTGTTCTGGCTGACCACATAGAGCCACACAGCCTCCTGCAAGGGTTCAGGGTTGCGGATGGGCTGAATGATATTGCCAAGCAGTCGCGCCGCTGTGTAGCCTAGTACTTTCACTAGCCGCCGCAGTGGGCTGGCAGGCGAGATTCCCTGCAGCGTGCTGGCTGGCAGCGTAGCAAACATGGGGGTGAAGCGCAACTGTAGAATGTCGCGCAGTCGGGCAATAAACGTAGGCGGAACCTCGGGCATCAAAGCTATTAAAGGGCCTCCCATGTAAGAGGCGTACCAGCCGACAAATGTTGTCGAGCTGGTTTACCTAGCAACTGGTCGTAGTAGCGTGGTGGCAATCCGTCGCCGGGCCGGACGACGCGTAGGTTTTCCTTAGTGAATACCTCGCCAGCCTGAATTTCCTGTGCCACGTAGAGAGAACGTTTGTAGAGGCGGCTCTTTTCTTCGGCACGTTGCACGCCATATTGTATCTGGCCCAAAGCCTGCCAAGCCCGCTCTGTTTCTGTTACTAGACTGGCTACTTCCTCGGGTTCCAAGGAGAAAGCAGAGTCTACGCCACCGTCGGCCCGGCGAAGTGTGACGTGCTTTTCAATAACACAAGCCCCTAGAGCTACTGCTGCTACGGAGGCACCTACTCCGGCCGTATGGTCGGAGAGGCCGACGAGGCAGTCGGGGAAGAGCTGCTGAAAGTGCGGGATAGTGCGCAGATTAGTATTGAGTGGCGTTGCCGGGTAGGTGCTAGTACATTTCAACAGCACTAGGTCGCGGCAACCCGCGTCGCGCAACACTTGCACTGCTTCTGCTACTTCTGCTAATGTACTGGCGCCCGTGCTCATAATGACGGGTTTGCCCGTAGCGGCTACTCGCCGCAGCAGGGGCCAGTCAGTGTTTTCGAACGAAGCAATTTTATAGGCTGGTACGTCGAGCGATTCCAGAAAATCGACAGCCGTTTCATCGAAAGGCGAGCTAAAGGCCAGCATGCCGTGCTGCCGGGCGCGCTCAAATAGTGGCTGGTGCCACTCCCACGGCGTGTGCGCCTCCTGGTATAACTCGTGCAATTCACGGCCATACCACAACGAGTTGGGGTCGTCGATACGGTAAGCGCCAGGCAGGGTCATGGTATCGGCGGTGTAGGTTTGGAGCTTGATGGCATGGGCTCCGGCGGCGGCCATAGCATCCACAATGGCCAACCCTCGATTCAGATCCTGGTTGTGGTTGCCGCTGAGTTCGGCAATGATGAGTGGCGGCTGGTCAGGGCCGATGAGACGGGAGCCAAGTTGCATAGCAAAAAAATGAAGCGCACGTAAGGAATCTCAAAAGTACTGCTTGCTGACCGAATCAGTCGGCAAGTGCTTGCTGGATACAGGCGTAAACATTCTTAGTTCTGGTAGCTAAATACAAAGCTGTAAATCCTATTCGAGCAGTGTACTTAAGTCCACTGCTTGCCTAGTTAGGAAGACGACGGCTATCGTTATGCAGAACATAAAGGAGTCTAATCGAAGAATACTGTGTATAAGTTTATATCACTGCGCATTCCCAAACGAACGTAACGGATTCCGGAGAAATATTTGCTTGCTCTGGAAGCAGGGAAAATCCGGCTCTCTCAAAAGCTTTAATTGAAGCTGTATTGTGCTGGTGCACGTGGCCTAGTATCTGTTGCACCTGCGTAAATGTCTGGATGAGGTAGCGCGTGCCGGCTAGCAACAATAGCGCCGCTAAACCTCTGCCCCGAAACGGAGCAGCCAGCGAATAGCTAAGGGTAGCCTGTGCGCCCGCCACCTGGAAACGGATAATTCCCACGGGGCTGCTATTATCGGGTTGTTCGGCTAGTAGCAACAGGCTACTTGGGTCAGTTAGTCGGGCCGCCAACCATTGTTCGTGCTCGGTGCGTAGTACCGGACTTGGGTTGAAAGAATACTGTCGAACAGTTGGATCATTGGTCCATTCGAACAGTAGATCAGAATCATGGAGGGTTGCTGGGCGTAAGTGAAAGGGTGGTGGTGGCAATTGCAACGCCCGAAACTCTTGCTGTAACCGCACAGGTGCGAGTCCATCAAAGGCACGCCGTTGTTTCTGCCTGAATTCGGCAGCGAGCGTGTGCGCCCCCGACGACAGCACCTTCGAAGCGCTTGCATAGGGTAGCGCCAACTCGGTGGAAAGAAGAAAGTAGTTGATGTCGCGTTGATTGTCTGCTACAGGCAGAAGCAGTAGCAAGCCCCCTCCGGCCGCACAGTACTCATAGCTAACGGTGCTGGGCGAGCAAACTGCTGCCCCGCACTGGCGCATCAGTACTACCAATTCAGCGGCTGATAAGTTGCGGTGCAACGTCAGACGAGCGT contains:
- the pseI gene encoding pseudaminic acid synthase — encoded protein: MQLGSRLIGPDQPPLIIAELSGNHNQDLNRGLAIVDAMAAAGAHAIKLQTYTADTMTLPGAYRIDDPNSLWYGRELHELYQEAHTPWEWHQPLFERARQHGMLAFSSPFDETAVDFLESLDVPAYKIASFENTDWPLLRRVAATGKPVIMSTGASTLAEVAEAVQVLRDAGCRDLVLLKCTSTYPATPLNTNLRTIPHFQQLFPDCLVGLSDHTAGVGASVAAVALGACVIEKHVTLRRADGGVDSAFSLEPEEVASLVTETERAWQALGQIQYGVQRAEEKSRLYKRSLYVAQEIQAGEVFTKENLRVVRPGDGLPPRYYDQLLGKPARQHLSAGTPLTWEAL
- the pseG gene encoding UDP-2,4-diacetamido-2,4,6-trideoxy-beta-L-altropyranose hydrolase encodes the protein MPLPRLLLRADGNSRIGLGHVMRLLALAEILQEEASTCVFLIREPDEELRRQLAAINCTVVELPTQPLAEEAAWLVRHVLLATDVLLLDGYSFTYRYQQTVRGKVAQLIYVDDLHSFPLAADLVLNPAGGIKASQYELRQPGARLLVGPAFAPLRAAFRSASLLPTPTAAPDVVLVCLGGADPTHQTRQVAETLLALTAVQHVHAVVGSAYTGWNELSGWASQHARLTLHRNLSAAELVVLMRQCGAAVCSPSTVSYEYCAAGGGLLLLLPVADNQRDINYFLLSTELALPYASASKVLSSGAHTLAAEFRQKQRRAFDGLAPVRLQQEFRALQLPPPPFHLRPATLHDSDLLFEWTNDPTVRQYSFNPSPVLRTEHEQWLAARLTDPSSLLLLAEQPDNSSPVGIIRFQVAGAQATLSYSLAAPFRGRGLAALLLLAGTRYLIQTFTQVQQILGHVHQHNTASIKAFERAGFSLLPEQANISPESVTFVWECAVI